The sequence GCCGGGGTCATCGGACGGCGCACCCGAGGGGCGTGCCGCTGAACTGGACGAGCGGGCGCCCGTCCCGGTTCCGCGCCGCCCGGTCACCGGCGGGACGAGGTCGACGCCCCCGGGGTGCCAGGGGGCGCACTTGAGCAACCGGACGAACGCCAGCCAGGTGCCGCGTCCCGCGCCGTGCCGGGCCACGGCCTCGGCCGCGTAGGCGCTGCACGTGGGGTGGAACCGGCAGCGCGGGGGGAGGGCCGGGCTGATGGCGCGGGAGTAGAAGCCCACCGCGCGCAGCAGCAGCCGAGCGACGGGCGAGCGGTGCGGGGTCGGCACGCGGCCGGCGCTCATCGCGCCCGCGCCCGGTCGCCGAGC is a genomic window of Blastococcus sp. HT6-30 containing:
- the yidD gene encoding membrane protein insertion efficiency factor YidD encodes the protein MPTPHRSPVARLLLRAVGFYSRAISPALPPRCRFHPTCSAYAAEAVARHGAGRGTWLAFVRLLKCAPWHPGGVDLVPPVTGRRGTGTGARSSSSAARPSGAPSDDPGREATPPAACRTPQEESSVA